The following coding sequences lie in one Haematobia irritans isolate KBUSLIRL chromosome 3, ASM5000362v1, whole genome shotgun sequence genomic window:
- the LOC142228337 gene encoding AP-3 complex subunit beta-2-like, with protein sequence MLSSSSPITFAGSSSTMQQQSNAFAVYGDRGGVQTGLDIEYGTDPASGSIFKYEGRKHNDLKQMLDSNKDGLKLEAMKRIIGMIEPVRQGETRAG encoded by the coding sequence ATGCTATCGTCAAGTTCTCCTATCACATTCGCGGGGAGTAGTAGCACAATGCAACAACAGTCCAATGCTTTTGCAGTTTATGGGGACCGGGGAGGTGTTCAAACAGGCCTGGACATTGAATATGGCACAGATCCAGCTAGTGGATCAATTTTCAAATATGAGGGGCGTAAACATAATGATCTAAAGCAAATGCTGGATAGCAACAAAGATGGCTTAAAATTGGAGGCCATGAAACGAATCATAGGTATGATAGAGCCCGTTCGACAAGGAGAAACGCGAGCTGGTTAA